From a region of the Streptomyces tirandamycinicus genome:
- a CDS encoding MarR family winged helix-turn-helix transcriptional regulator, with amino-acid sequence MPTSQDMTTDLDAGLLDALQHQVAVFARRAEQTRLGGVGQVRNSMDRAAYLLLNRLDQEGPMGVKALAAGMGIDSSTVTRQVAPLVDTGLVKRTSHPEDGRAVVLQLSPRGQARLEEVRSSRRELMARVTDGWTPDERESFCTLLTRFNSALSARQAGLPAEVTEAPPAS; translated from the coding sequence ATGCCCACATCTCAGGACATGACGACTGATCTTGACGCCGGCCTCCTCGATGCCCTCCAGCACCAGGTGGCCGTCTTCGCGCGCAGAGCCGAGCAGACGCGGCTGGGCGGCGTCGGCCAGGTCCGCAACTCGATGGACCGCGCCGCCTATCTGCTGCTCAACCGGCTCGACCAGGAAGGCCCGATGGGCGTCAAGGCCCTCGCGGCCGGTATGGGGATCGACTCCTCGACCGTCACCCGCCAGGTCGCGCCGCTCGTCGACACCGGCCTGGTGAAGCGCACGTCCCACCCGGAGGACGGCCGCGCCGTCGTGCTGCAGCTGTCCCCCCGCGGCCAGGCCCGCCTGGAGGAGGTCCGCTCCTCGCGGCGCGAGCTGATGGCCCGGGTGACGGACGGCTGGACACCGGATGAGCGGGAGTCGTTCTGCACGCTGCTCACACGTTTCAACTCGGCGCTCTCCGCACGGCAGGCCGGCCTGCCCGCGGAAGTGACGGAGGCGCCCCCGGCCTCTTGA
- the ilvA gene encoding threonine ammonia-lyase: MSFRTTGPFHPVILDDVRGALKMLSGVARLTPMEGSRYLSGLVGSPVHLKCENLQRTGSFKLRGAYVRISGLRPEERAAGVVAASAGNHAQGVALASSLLGVRSTVFMPKGAPLPKVAATRDYGADVRLHGHVVDETLAAAEEYAHETGAVFIHPFDHPDIIAGQGTVGLEILEQCPEVRTIVVGMGGGGLAAGIAVGVKALRPDVRLIGVQAEGSAAYPPSLAAGRPVSIESPATMADGIKVGRPGDVPYALVEELVDEVRTVSEDELSSALLLCLERAKLVVEPAGASPVAALLSDPRAYQGPVVAVLSGGNVDPLLMQRVLRHGMAAAGRYLSLRLRLPDRPGALATLLGVLSVADANVLDVGHVRTDPRLGLTEVEVELHLETKGPEHCAEVGAALREAGYQVAG, translated from the coding sequence ATGAGCTTCCGTACCACTGGCCCCTTTCACCCCGTCATCCTCGACGACGTGCGGGGCGCCCTGAAGATGCTCTCCGGGGTCGCACGGCTGACGCCGATGGAGGGCAGCCGCTACCTGTCGGGCCTGGTCGGGTCCCCGGTGCACCTGAAGTGCGAGAACCTCCAGCGGACCGGTTCGTTCAAACTGCGCGGCGCCTATGTGCGGATCTCCGGGCTGCGGCCGGAGGAGCGGGCCGCCGGTGTCGTCGCGGCGTCGGCGGGCAACCACGCGCAGGGCGTCGCGCTCGCCTCCTCGCTGCTCGGCGTGCGCTCCACGGTCTTCATGCCGAAGGGGGCCCCGCTGCCGAAGGTCGCCGCGACCCGTGACTACGGCGCCGATGTGAGGCTCCATGGTCATGTCGTCGACGAGACCCTGGCCGCGGCGGAGGAGTACGCGCACGAGACGGGTGCCGTCTTCATCCACCCCTTCGACCACCCCGACATCATCGCCGGGCAGGGCACGGTGGGGCTGGAGATCCTGGAGCAGTGCCCGGAGGTGCGGACGATCGTCGTCGGGATGGGCGGCGGCGGTCTCGCAGCGGGCATCGCGGTCGGGGTGAAGGCGCTGCGGCCCGATGTGCGGCTGATCGGGGTCCAGGCGGAGGGGTCGGCCGCGTACCCGCCGTCGCTCGCGGCGGGGCGGCCGGTGTCGATCGAGTCCCCCGCGACGATGGCGGACGGCATCAAGGTGGGGCGGCCCGGGGACGTCCCGTACGCCCTCGTCGAGGAGCTGGTCGACGAGGTGCGCACGGTCTCCGAGGACGAGCTCTCCTCGGCGCTGCTGCTGTGCCTGGAGCGGGCCAAACTGGTGGTCGAACCGGCGGGGGCGAGTCCGGTCGCGGCGCTGCTGAGCGACCCGCGGGCGTACCAGGGGCCGGTCGTGGCGGTGCTGTCGGGCGGCAACGTGGACCCGCTGCTGATGCAGCGCGTCCTGCGGCACGGGATGGCCGCGGCGGGCCGCTATCTGTCCCTGCGGCTTCGCCTCCCGGACCGGCCGGGCGCGCTGGCGACCCTGCTGGGGGTGCTGTCGGTGGCGGACGCGAACGTGCTGGACGTGGGGCATGTGCGGACCGACCCCAGGCTCGGCCTGACGGAGGTCGAGGTGGAGCTCCACCTTGAGACGAAGGGCCCGGAGCACTGCGCGGAGGTCGGGGCGGCGCTCCGCGAGGCGGGCTACCAGGTCGCCGGCTGA